One window of Aspergillus oryzae RIB40 DNA, chromosome 3 genomic DNA carries:
- a CDS encoding uncharacterized protein (predicted protein), producing the protein MIFVDPVIVLLERGLHDLDRRGFNLVRWATGRVSRYYTLHGRWTEDQFEWQECRLPDEGIIEEYQSGSVACGNGFISLCNIRSRGEWAAHKAHLQEKYDKAARHAADDFHRRRHCRVYKPSLLSQSISQRDVECTAGETVAFYQKGFMLIYDLTEDHIETLSDSSSREQEYSGIYINSRESIEGYCDECVEMVANDRREGRQQRRPRCFGIHSAADRTTQMYENWQAIITSQHGTESTDTWEALSRTPNGGRKVASRKKSRLGRWKHNLNAWEVTLKRMMVQRGRSICTNAQKVFRKRGFSR; encoded by the coding sequence ATGATATTCGTCGACCCTGTTATTGTTCTACTAGAGAGAGGTTTGCATGATCTGGACCGTCGAGGCTTCAATCTCGTCCGATGGGCTACCGGCCGCGTTTCCAGATACTATACCTTACATGGCCGATGGACTGAAGATCAGTTTGAATGGCAGGAGTGCAGGCTTCCAGATGAGGGGATTATCGAAGAGTATCAAAGTGGATCTGTGGCCTGTGGCAACGGCTTTATTAGCCTCTGCAACATCCGATCGAGGGGAGAGTGGGCAGCCCACAAGGCTCATCTTCAAGAGAAATATGACAAGGCTGCTCGCCATGCAGCAGATGACTTCCACAGAAGGAGACATTGCAGAGTCTATAAACCTTCTTTGCTGAGCCAGTCGATAAGCCAGAGAGATGTGGAGTGTACTGCAGGTGAGACAGTTGCTTTCTATCAGAAGGGTTTCATGCTGATTTATGACCTTACAGAAGACCATATAGAGACGCTCAGCGATAGCTCAAGCCGTGAGCAAGAGTACAGCGGGATTTACATTAACTCTCGAGAGAGCATTGAGGGATACTGCGACGAATGTGTGGAGATGGTTGCCAACGACCGtagggaaggaagacaaCAAAGAAGACCCCGGTGTTTCGGAATCCATTCCGCAGCCGATCGTACTACACAGATGTACGAAAACTGGCAGGCTATTATCACATCCCAGCATGGAACGGAATCAACCGACACCTGGGAAGCCCTTAGCAGGACGCCAAACGGCGGTCGAAAAGTCGCCTCTAGGAAGAAGAGCCGCCTTGGTCGCTGGAAGCATAATTTAAATGCCTGGGAAGTGAcattgaagagaatgatggTCCAACGCGGTCGGTCGATATGTACAAACGCTCAGAAGGTGTTTCGGAAAAGGGGTTTCTCGCGTTAA